CCCTTCAGCACGCCGCGCCGGGCCCAGTCGCGGCCGATCAGCGCCATGATCTGGTCGCCGTCGACGACCTTGCCGTTCTCGTCGCAGACGATCAGCCGGTCGGCGTCTCCGTCCAGGGCGATGCCGATGTCGGCCCGGTACTGCTTGACCGCCGCCGCCAGGGTTTCCGGATGGGTCGAGCCGCATTCGGCATTGATGTTGGTCCCGTTCGGCGACACGCCAACGGCGCAGACCTCGGCCCCCAGCTCGAACAGGGTGGTCGGCGCGACGCGGTACCCGGCCCCGTTGGCGCAATCCACGGCGATGCGCAGGCCCGACAGCGACAGGTGGCGCGGAAAGGCCGCCTTGGCGATCTCGATGTAGCGGGGCGGGGCGTCGTCGATGCGTTTGACGCGCCCGAGCCGGTTGGACGGGGCCAGGCCTTCGTCGAGTCCGGCATCCATCAGCGCCTCGATCTTCAGCTCGATCTCGTCCGACAACTTGTAGCCGTCCGGTCCGAACAGCTTGATGCCGTTGTCGGCATAGTCGTTGTGCGAGGCCGAGATCATCACGCCCAGGTCCGCCCGCATGGACCGGGTCATCATGGCCACACCCGGCGTCGGGATCGGGCCGAAGGTGCGCACATCCATCCCGACCGAGGCGAACCCGGCGACCAGGGCGGGCTCGATCATATAGCCGCTGAGGCGGGTGTCCTTGCCGATCACCACCAGGTGGCGGCGGTCGTCGCCCGACATGAACAGCTTGCCCGCCGCCAGTCCGACCCGCAGGGCGATCTCGGCCGTCATGGGCGACGCGTTCGCCTTGCCGCGAATGCCGTCGGTCCCGAAATATTTGCGCTCGCCCATCGTCAGCTCCCGGCCGAAATCATCCGAAACGCCTTTTTAGGTGATGACGTCCTAAGCCCGTCCTAGAGCAGGATATCGACGCCGTCATCCTTGGGCGGGGCGGACCACGGAGACCCCCTATGTGCGGCATCATCGGCGTGACCGGTACCGGCCCTGCCGTTCCCCGGCTGATCGACAGCCTGAAGCGGCTGGAATATCGCGGCTACGATTCCGCCGGCGTGGCGGCCATGGTCGACGGCCGGATCGAGCGCCGCCGCGCCAAGGGCAAGATCCGCGAACTGGAGGCCGTGCTCGTGGCCGAGCCGCTGGCTGCCACCATCGGCATCGGCCACACCCGCTGGGCCACCCACGGCGCGCCGACGACCCCCAATGCCCACCCGCACAAGGCCGGCCGTGTCGCCCTGGTCCATAACGGAATCATCGAGAATTTCGCCGAGCTGAAGGCCGAACTGCAGGCCGAGGGGCGGGCCTTCGAGAGCCAGACCGATACCGAGGTCGTCGCCCATCTGCTGGATCACGAACTGGGGACCGGCAAATCGCCGCTGGACGCCTTCAAGGCGACGCTGGACCGGCTGACCGGGGCCTATGCCCTGGCCGTGCTGATCGAGGGCGAGGACGAGCTGATCCTGGGCGCCCGCAAGGGCAGTCCCCTCGTGGTCGGCTGGGGCGAGGGCGAGATGTATCTGGGCTCCGACGCCCTGGCCGTCGGACCGTTCACTCAGAAGATCAGCTACCTGGAAGAGGGCGATTTCGTCGCCGTCACGCGGTCAGGCGCGACCATGTTCGATGCGTCTGGCGCGCCCGTGGACCGGCCGGTGGTCCAGGTGTCCGCCTCCTCGGCCATGGTCGAGAAGGGCGCCTATCGCCACTTCATGGAAAAGGAGATCCATGAACAGCCCGACAGCGTGCAGCATACCCTGTCACACTATCTCGATCTGGTGACCGGCCGGGCCAAGGTCCAGACGCTGGAGGCCGGCGCGATCGACTTCGCCCGGATCGACCGCATCCAGATCGTCGCCTGCGGCACGGCCTTCTATGCCGGACAGATCGGCCGCTATGCCTTCGAGAGGATCGCTGGCCTGCCCTGTGACGTCGAGATCGCGTCCGAGTTCCGCTACCGCTCCCCGGCCGTGACGCCGGGCACCCTCGCGGTCGCCGTCAGCCAGTCGGGCGAGACCGCCGACACCCTCGCCAGCCTGACCTGGTGCAAGGGCCAGGGGCTGAAGACCGCCGCCGTGGTCAATGTCCATTCGTCTTCCATGGCGCGCGAGGCCGATGTGCTGTGGCCGACCCATGCGGGTCCCGAGATCGGTGTCGCCTCGACCAAGGCCTTCACGGCCCAGGTCGCGGCCTTGCTGGCGCTCGCCGTTGCCGCCGGGGTCGCCCGGGGCCGGATCGACGGACAGTCGGAGGGCGAGCTGGTCAAGGCGCTGTTCGAGGCCCCGCGCCTGATCGCCGAGGCGCTTCAGATGGATGCCGACATCCGCGCCGTGGCACATGACCTGTCAAAGGCGACCGATGTCCTCTTCCTCGGCCGGGGCGCGATGTTCCCGCTGGCCATGGAGGGGGCGCTGAAGCTGAAGGAGATCAGCTATATCCATGCCGAGGGCTATGCCGCGGGGGAGCTGAAGCACGGCCCCATCGCCCTGATCGACGAGGAAACGCCGACGATCGCCCTGGCTCCGCTGGACGATGTGTTCGAAAAGACCGCGTCGAACCTGCAGGAGGTCGCAGCACGCGGTGGCCCCGTGATCATGATCGCCCCGCGCACCGCGCCCGATCCACACGGCGCGGGCATCCGCCGCATCCATGCCCCGGACTGCCACCCGCTGATCGCCCCGCTGGTCTATGCGGTCCCGGTCCAGCTGCTGGCCTACTACACCGCCGTCCAGAAGGGCACGGATGTCGACCAGCCCCGCAACCTCGCCAAGTCGGTGACGGTCGAATAGCGATTTTTCGCAAGGCGGGGTTCGCGATGGCTGCGCGTGCGTTAGGCTGATCCTGCCGTCAGGGGAGCCCGTCATGACCACATCGCCGTCTCGCGTCCGCAAGGCCGTCCTGCCCGTCGCCGGGCTGGGCACCCGGGTCCTGCCCGCCGCCAAGACCACGCCCAAGAACATGCTGAACGTGTTCGACCGGCCGATCCTGTCGCACATCGTCGAGGAGGCGCGCGCCTCGGGCATCGAACACATCATCTTCGTCGTCGGACGCGGCCAGGGCTCGATCGAGGACTATTTCGACCACGCCTACGAGATGGAGGCGATCCTCAAGGCCAAGGGCAAGGACGACATCCTGGCCCAGGTGGTGGCCGACCTGCCGAAGCCCGGCGAGATGAGCTACGTGCGCCAGATGGCTCCGCTGGGTCTGGGTCACGCCGTCTTCTGCGCCCGCGACCTGATC
This DNA window, taken from Brevundimonas subvibrioides ATCC 15264, encodes the following:
- the glmM gene encoding phosphoglucosamine mutase; translation: MGERKYFGTDGIRGKANASPMTAEIALRVGLAAGKLFMSGDDRRHLVVIGKDTRLSGYMIEPALVAGFASVGMDVRTFGPIPTPGVAMMTRSMRADLGVMISASHNDYADNGIKLFGPDGYKLSDEIELKIEALMDAGLDEGLAPSNRLGRVKRIDDAPPRYIEIAKAAFPRHLSLSGLRIAVDCANGAGYRVAPTTLFELGAEVCAVGVSPNGTNINAECGSTHPETLAAAVKQYRADIGIALDGDADRLIVCDENGKVVDGDQIMALIGRDWARRGVLKGGGVVATVMSNLGLERALKADGLTLERTKVGDRYVMERMRSGGFNLGGEQSGHLILHDHATTGDGLMAALQVLAVMVESGKPMSELARQFAPVPQLLQNVRFTGGKPLEDAAVKAAIAEGEAALNGSGRLLVRPSGTEKLIRVMAEGDDGALVKRVVADVSAAVKAAG
- the glmS gene encoding glutamine--fructose-6-phosphate transaminase (isomerizing); its protein translation is MCGIIGVTGTGPAVPRLIDSLKRLEYRGYDSAGVAAMVDGRIERRRAKGKIRELEAVLVAEPLAATIGIGHTRWATHGAPTTPNAHPHKAGRVALVHNGIIENFAELKAELQAEGRAFESQTDTEVVAHLLDHELGTGKSPLDAFKATLDRLTGAYALAVLIEGEDELILGARKGSPLVVGWGEGEMYLGSDALAVGPFTQKISYLEEGDFVAVTRSGATMFDASGAPVDRPVVQVSASSAMVEKGAYRHFMEKEIHEQPDSVQHTLSHYLDLVTGRAKVQTLEAGAIDFARIDRIQIVACGTAFYAGQIGRYAFERIAGLPCDVEIASEFRYRSPAVTPGTLAVAVSQSGETADTLASLTWCKGQGLKTAAVVNVHSSSMAREADVLWPTHAGPEIGVASTKAFTAQVAALLALAVAAGVARGRIDGQSEGELVKALFEAPRLIAEALQMDADIRAVAHDLSKATDVLFLGRGAMFPLAMEGALKLKEISYIHAEGYAAGELKHGPIALIDEETPTIALAPLDDVFEKTASNLQEVAARGGPVIMIAPRTAPDPHGAGIRRIHAPDCHPLIAPLVYAVPVQLLAYYTAVQKGTDVDQPRNLAKSVTVE